GCTGGGAGAAGATGCGGGCCTATCTGAGCCTGGAAAGCCTCCAGGCCTATCTGCTCCTGGACCCGGAAAGGAAGGGCCTCGAAGGGTATTTCCGCGAGGGGAAGGGCTTCAGCCTGAAGCGCTACGCCGGCGGCCAGGTGCCCCTGCCCTGCCTGGACATGTCCTTGGACCTAGAAGCCATCTACTCGGCCCTGGACTAGGCCCAGGGCCTGGGTCCTCATATCCTCTCGGCGTCCGCCCAGAACCCCTCCAGGTCGTAGTACTCCCGGGCCTCGGGGGTCATGAGGTGGACCACCACCTCCCCGTAATCCAGGACCACCCAGCGGGGGCTCTGCCCCTCCGTGGGCCTGGGGCGAAGCCCCTCCTCCTCCAGCTTCTCCTGCACGTGGCGCTCCAGGGCCTGGAGATGGGGGGCGCTGGTGGC
This portion of the Thermus antranikianii DSM 12462 genome encodes:
- the rsfS gene encoding ribosome silencing factor encodes the protein MVKTLGQHEGLDLRKQEAVELVARIKDLLWEKKAENVVALDLRAVSESLDYFVLASATSAPHLQALERHVQEKLEEEGLRPRPTEGQSPRWVVLDYGEVVVHLMTPEAREYYDLEGFWADAERI